In Chryseobacterium shigense, the following proteins share a genomic window:
- a CDS encoding TonB-dependent receptor — protein sequence MYQKLTPKQKALTINLDPTIYGTFAEIGAGQETVRHFFRAGGASGTIAKAMSAYDKDFSDAIYGKEAKNRYVTQNRLRKMLRYEVALIEERISRDNNPNRKFFSYANTVTTINFDKTLKGHGWVGIRFQTKENEDYNEIVIHVKFKENDATLQQETLGNLGVNLIFGAFHYYDNPRNLIESLYDDIAKDGLEIDMIDFSGPAFDYVDNRLMSLQLVKHGMTDAVIFNSQGSNMLPADVLYKKNIFAVRGSFRPVTKVNIDMLKNGLEMFQKDATCTHEETEVLIEITISNLRADGDIDERDFMDRVDILGKLGYTVIISNFSEYYRLIDYFASYTTEDIGVAMGVNNLLMVFDEKYYQDLSGGILEAFGKFFRNGMRVYLYPYKDPETHELLDSSNLKVEENLKELYKYFKHNNRIVDIINHNPEFLEIYSREILRKIAGCIKGWENQVPEGVAEMIKERGMFGYKEELSFKQFS from the coding sequence ATGTATCAGAAACTTACTCCGAAACAAAAAGCATTGACAATTAATCTAGATCCTACTATTTATGGTACTTTCGCGGAAATTGGAGCAGGGCAGGAGACTGTTCGTCACTTTTTTAGAGCAGGAGGGGCTTCCGGTACAATTGCTAAGGCAATGTCTGCTTATGACAAAGATTTCAGTGATGCCATTTACGGGAAAGAAGCAAAAAACAGGTATGTTACCCAGAACCGTCTCCGTAAAATGCTTCGTTATGAAGTAGCATTGATCGAAGAAAGGATTTCAAGGGACAATAACCCGAACAGAAAATTTTTCTCTTACGCGAATACGGTAACCACCATTAATTTTGATAAAACATTAAAGGGCCACGGCTGGGTAGGAATCCGTTTTCAGACAAAGGAAAATGAAGATTACAATGAGATCGTGATCCACGTAAAATTCAAAGAAAATGATGCTACCTTACAGCAGGAAACTTTAGGAAACCTTGGAGTAAACCTCATTTTCGGAGCTTTCCATTACTACGACAACCCAAGAAATTTAATTGAATCTTTATACGATGACATTGCAAAAGACGGTCTTGAAATTGACATGATCGATTTCAGCGGTCCTGCCTTTGACTATGTTGACAACAGGTTAATGTCTCTACAGCTTGTAAAGCATGGAATGACAGATGCAGTGATCTTTAATTCCCAGGGAAGCAATATGCTGCCTGCCGATGTTTTATACAAAAAAAATATATTTGCGGTAAGAGGAAGCTTCAGGCCGGTAACGAAAGTGAATATCGACATGCTTAAAAATGGCCTTGAGATGTTCCAGAAAGATGCAACATGCACTCATGAAGAGACGGAAGTGCTTATTGAAATTACTATTTCAAACCTTAGGGCAGATGGAGATATTGATGAAAGGGACTTTATGGACAGGGTAGATATCCTTGGCAAACTTGGTTATACCGTAATAATTTCAAACTTCTCGGAATATTACAGGCTGATCGATTATTTTGCGTCCTATACAACCGAAGATATCGGTGTTGCTATGGGGGTGAATAACCTTTTGATGGTATTCGATGAAAAATATTACCAGGATCTTTCAGGCGGTATTCTTGAAGCATTCGGGAAATTTTTCAGAAACGGAATGAGAGTTTATCTTTATCCTTATAAAGATCCTGAGACCCATGAATTGCTGGATTCTTCAAATCTTAAAGTAGAAGAAAATTTAAAAGAGCTTTATAAATATTTCAAACACAATAACCGTATCGTAGACATTATCAACCATAATCCGGAGTTCCTGGAAATTTACTCAAGAGAAATCTTAAGAAAAATTGCAGGTTGCATTAAAGGTTGGGAAAATCAGGTTCCCGAAGGTGTTGCAGAAATGATAAAAGAACGTGGAATGTTCGGCTATAAAGAAGAACTTTCCTTTAAACAATTCTCCTAA
- a CDS encoding GAF domain-containing protein codes for MSEIKKRLSSILESPKHNTEEKLEKVCHLLDQEISYFNWTGFYFKNGDKDELILGSYAGAPTDHTIIPYGKGICGQVAVSNETFVVPDVHQESNYLSCSIDTKAEIVVPIFKDGKNIGQIDIDSHTIDPFTAEDRELLEWLCNEVSKIL; via the coding sequence ATGTCAGAAATAAAGAAAAGACTTTCTTCCATCCTTGAAAGTCCAAAGCATAATACAGAAGAGAAGCTTGAAAAAGTTTGTCACTTGCTGGATCAGGAAATCTCTTACTTCAACTGGACGGGTTTCTACTTTAAAAACGGAGACAAAGACGAGTTGATCCTGGGCTCATATGCAGGAGCGCCTACAGATCATACCATTATCCCTTACGGAAAAGGAATCTGCGGGCAGGTGGCTGTTTCCAATGAAACATTCGTAGTTCCGGATGTTCATCAGGAGAGCAATTATTTAAGCTGTTCCATTGATACAAAGGCCGAAATTGTTGTGCCAATTTTCAAGGACGGTAAAAATATTGGCCAGATTGATATAGACTCCCATACTATAGATCCGTTTACGGCTGAAGACCGTGAATTGCTGGAGTGGCTTTGTAATGAGGTTTCTAAGATTTTATAA
- a CDS encoding ABC transporter substrate-binding protein: MRVISLVPSVTEALFDLGLTENEVIGRTKFCIHPENKVKNVPVIGGTKNINIDKIKALKPDLILANKEENIKEQVEMLMEDFKVLVTNIETIEDNYYLLKALGNLFNKEERAQQFNLKIYDVLEQAKLHSTVKAAYLIWKNPYMTIGSDTFIHRILTEIGFENICKDKTRYPEIRMGDLADADVIMLSSEPFPFKEKHIEEMKTFYPDKKIIIVDGEAFSWYGTHIAKCGDYFRELLADIHAMQR, encoded by the coding sequence ATGAGGGTTATTTCATTGGTTCCATCTGTTACAGAAGCTTTATTCGATTTAGGTCTTACCGAAAATGAAGTCATCGGCAGGACAAAATTCTGTATTCATCCCGAAAATAAAGTAAAAAACGTACCGGTTATCGGCGGAACAAAAAATATCAATATTGATAAGATCAAAGCATTAAAACCGGATCTCATACTGGCCAATAAAGAGGAAAACATCAAAGAGCAGGTGGAAATGCTGATGGAAGATTTCAAAGTTCTGGTAACCAATATTGAAACCATTGAAGATAATTATTACCTTCTTAAAGCACTCGGAAATCTGTTTAACAAAGAAGAAAGAGCACAACAGTTTAACCTCAAAATTTATGATGTTCTGGAGCAGGCTAAACTTCATTCAACAGTAAAGGCAGCTTACCTCATCTGGAAAAATCCCTATATGACGATCGGTTCGGATACTTTTATTCATAGAATTTTAACAGAAATAGGCTTTGAAAATATATGTAAAGATAAAACCCGTTATCCTGAAATCCGGATGGGAGATCTTGCTGATGCAGATGTTATTATGCTTTCTTCTGAACCGTTTCCTTTTAAAGAAAAACATATTGAAGAGATGAAAACTTTTTATCCCGACAAAAAAATCATAATCGTGGATGGAGAAGCATTTTCATGGTACGGAACACATATTGCAAAATGTGGAGATTATTTTAGGGAATTATTGGCTGATATTCATGCCATGCAGCGATAA
- a CDS encoding acyltransferase family protein: MMNSFFNTIKLDKLYSLFSKELNHNRIFGLDILRFFAITTVIISHGRFIFSEKADSFLNYIVFDGVTIFFVLSGFLIGGILIKQLENNTPKFSLLLDFWVKRWFRTLPAYFLILSILTVCYSLTDPAFSFGTIKSYYIFCQNLYYPTPGYFTESWSLSVEEWFYLTVPFLIFILTIFIKLKPKTSVLITALAVLFFITFLRYTIHAEKDLQKALTFNHQVLFRLDSIMYGVIGAYLSYYYSKLWKSIPIILLISGISIFLIQKWIFLSAIFPEPLHLYNVVFDYSLTSIATLLLLPYLSNLKKSKYKIGNLITIISLISYSMYLTHMALIKGIILKNIPWRDFTTNYNIISPIFYFLYWALTITFSIILYKFFEVPTTNLREKFIFNKKNEPAIIENK; this comes from the coding sequence ATGATGAATAGTTTTTTTAACACAATTAAACTGGATAAACTGTATTCTCTATTCTCTAAAGAGCTCAATCACAACAGGATTTTCGGACTGGATATACTCAGATTTTTTGCAATCACTACGGTTATTATCTCTCACGGCAGATTTATATTTTCTGAAAAGGCAGACAGTTTTCTTAACTATATCGTATTTGACGGTGTTACTATTTTCTTTGTGTTAAGCGGCTTTTTAATCGGCGGTATTTTAATTAAACAGTTAGAAAACAATACCCCTAAATTTTCGTTACTGCTGGATTTTTGGGTAAAGAGATGGTTCCGAACTTTACCTGCCTATTTTTTAATTTTAAGCATCCTCACTGTTTGCTACAGCCTTACAGATCCCGCATTTTCTTTTGGGACTATAAAAAGCTATTATATTTTCTGTCAGAACCTGTATTACCCTACTCCCGGTTACTTTACAGAATCCTGGAGCCTGAGTGTAGAAGAATGGTTTTATCTTACCGTTCCTTTTTTAATTTTCATTCTGACTATTTTCATTAAATTAAAACCTAAAACTTCAGTACTGATCACGGCTTTGGCCGTTCTGTTTTTCATTACTTTTTTAAGATATACTATTCATGCTGAAAAAGATCTTCAAAAGGCGCTGACTTTCAATCACCAGGTACTTTTCAGACTGGACAGCATTATGTATGGAGTTATCGGCGCGTATTTAAGTTATTATTATTCAAAACTGTGGAAATCCATCCCAATTATTTTATTAATATCCGGTATTTCTATATTCCTGATCCAAAAATGGATTTTTTTGTCGGCAATATTCCCTGAACCACTACACCTTTACAATGTAGTCTTTGATTACAGCCTGACTTCAATAGCTACATTACTGCTGCTTCCTTACCTTTCCAATTTAAAAAAATCAAAGTACAAAATCGGAAATCTGATCACCATTATCAGCCTTATTTCCTATTCAATGTACCTGACGCACATGGCCCTTATAAAAGGAATTATTTTAAAAAATATCCCGTGGAGAGATTTTACAACCAATTATAATATTATATCCCCTATTTTCTATTTTCTGTATTGGGCACTTACGATTACATTTTCAATCATCCTTTATAAATTCTTTGAAGTACCTACAACGAATCTTAGAGAAAAATTTATTTTTAATAAAAAGAATGAGCCTGCGATTATAGAAAACAAATAA
- the mgtE gene encoding magnesium transporter, with amino-acid sequence MNSRDELIFNPADIAETLSNLPADERLLAFLKVPKEYKAEVFSHLDPDFQEDTIRSIGSEEVSEILNGMTPDDRTSLFEDFPDELIKYSINHLNPQERRIALKLLGYDSDSIARLMTPYYIQIRKEWTVKRCLQQIKKVGKRVETMNHLYVVDERNRLIDDIALGSLLLAEEDTLISDITDNHFVAITTTTSKEDAVTYFEKYDRTALPIITEAGVLVGIVTIDDILDQIEQQNTEDIQKFGGLEALDDPYTQTSLMEMVKKRGTWLIILFFSEMLTASAMGYFEDEIQKAVVLALFVPLIISSGGNSGSQAATLIIRAMALQEIGLKDWWYVMKKEIFTGLFLGGILGVIGFLRIMIWHEAGFFNYGEYWPYVGLSVGVSLVMIVLWGTLSGSMVPFILKKLNLDPATSSAPFVATLVDVTGLIIYFSVAGLFLTGKLL; translated from the coding sequence TTGAATTCCAGAGACGAACTTATCTTTAATCCTGCCGATATTGCCGAAACTCTTAGCAACCTTCCTGCTGACGAGAGGCTACTGGCGTTTTTAAAGGTTCCGAAAGAATACAAAGCGGAAGTTTTTTCCCATCTTGATCCTGATTTTCAAGAAGATACCATCAGAAGTATCGGAAGTGAGGAAGTTTCTGAAATCCTGAACGGAATGACTCCGGACGACAGAACTTCTCTTTTTGAAGATTTTCCGGATGAACTGATTAAATATTCCATCAATCATCTTAACCCGCAGGAAAGAAGGATCGCCCTGAAGCTTTTAGGGTATGATTCTGACTCTATTGCCCGTCTGATGACCCCTTATTATATCCAGATCCGTAAGGAATGGACGGTAAAAAGGTGTCTCCAGCAGATCAAAAAGGTTGGTAAAAGAGTGGAAACCATGAACCACCTTTATGTAGTGGATGAAAGAAACCGCCTGATTGATGATATTGCTTTGGGAAGCTTGCTTTTAGCTGAAGAAGACACATTGATATCAGATATAACAGACAATCATTTTGTTGCCATAACCACCACTACCTCAAAAGAAGATGCGGTAACTTATTTCGAAAAATACGACAGAACTGCCCTTCCCATTATTACGGAAGCAGGTGTTCTTGTAGGTATTGTGACTATTGACGATATCCTTGACCAGATTGAACAGCAGAATACGGAAGATATCCAGAAATTCGGGGGTCTTGAAGCATTGGATGATCCTTATACGCAGACTTCCCTGATGGAGATGGTGAAAAAAAGAGGAACATGGCTGATTATTCTCTTTTTCTCGGAAATGCTGACCGCTTCTGCAATGGGCTATTTTGAAGATGAAATTCAGAAAGCTGTGGTACTTGCTTTATTTGTACCGCTTATTATTTCCAGTGGAGGGAATTCCGGTTCCCAGGCTGCAACCCTTATCATCAGGGCTATGGCGCTTCAGGAAATTGGCCTTAAAGACTGGTGGTATGTGATGAAAAAAGAAATTTTCACCGGTTTATTCCTCGGTGGTATTCTTGGAGTTATCGGCTTTTTAAGAATTATGATCTGGCATGAGGCAGGTTTTTTCAATTATGGAGAATACTGGCCTTATGTAGGTTTAAGCGTAGGCGTTTCTCTTGTGATGATCGTTCTTTGGGGAACACTGTCCGGTTCTATGGTTCCTTTTATTCTGAAAAAACTAAACCTGGACCCTGCCACTTCTTCTGCTCCGTTTGTAGCAACCCTTGTAGATGTTACCGGGCTTATTATTTATTTTTCCGTTGCCGGGCTTTTCTTAACCGGGAAACTTTTATAA
- a CDS encoding bacteriocin-like protein, translating to MKNLKKLNREQQRQINGGVDYSQCGPTRPCSVGFCCNGKCSPFKCLEPVRL from the coding sequence ATGAAAAATTTGAAGAAACTCAACAGAGAGCAACAAAGACAGATCAATGGCGGAGTTGACTATAGCCAATGCGGACCAACAAGACCTTGTTCTGTCGGATTTTGTTGTAATGGGAAATGCTCCCCATTTAAATGTTTAGAGCCAGTCCGGCTATAG
- a CDS encoding bacteriocin-like protein, translating into MKNLKKLSRKQQKTIKGSGIERRCDTSSQCWPGECCEGKTCLPSPYPLCGPIQD; encoded by the coding sequence ATGAAAAATTTAAAAAAGCTTAGCAGAAAGCAACAGAAAACAATCAAAGGAAGTGGAATCGAAAGAAGATGTGACACTTCATCACAATGCTGGCCAGGTGAATGTTGTGAAGGAAAAACATGTCTACCTTCCCCCTATCCTTTATGCGGACCTATTCAAGATTAA
- a CDS encoding pyruvate decarboxylase, with product MRKIILFTTVSTFLLIGAISVKAQKNADSKTKKILYFNPEVEPDIEEIKEPTNLAFFTAVSDNFSGRKNKMLRAEVQIPFDSIEKQTITDYCMNNDADFAVVPKVRYFKVGIGKYVFSNQVVVSMKLFDSGGNLITEADYDTYRKNMRLLGSTENSIKIGTEGAIKDILKKLRKLKTSTGAEL from the coding sequence ATGAGAAAAATTATACTTTTTACAACTGTCAGCACTTTTTTACTTATCGGTGCTATTTCGGTGAAAGCGCAGAAAAATGCAGACAGTAAAACAAAAAAAATCCTATACTTCAATCCTGAGGTAGAACCTGATATTGAAGAAATTAAGGAACCTACCAATCTTGCTTTTTTCACTGCCGTTTCGGATAATTTCAGCGGAAGAAAGAATAAAATGCTCAGAGCAGAAGTACAGATCCCTTTCGACAGTATTGAAAAACAAACCATTACCGATTATTGCATGAATAACGATGCAGATTTTGCCGTTGTTCCCAAAGTAAGATATTTCAAGGTAGGAATCGGCAAATATGTGTTTTCCAATCAGGTGGTGGTAAGCATGAAGCTTTTTGATTCAGGAGGAAACCTGATTACAGAAGCAGATTATGATACGTACCGGAAAAATATGCGTCTTCTGGGCTCCACTGAAAATTCCATTAAAATAGGAACCGAGGGTGCAATAAAAGATATTCTGAAAAAACTCAGAAAGCTTAAGACTTCAACCGGGGCAGAACTATAA
- the rpsO gene encoding 30S ribosomal protein S15 — protein MYLTTEKKQEIFAKHGKSATDTGSAEGQVALFTYRINHLSQHLKANRHDFATERSLVKLVGKRKSLLDYLKNKDIARYRAIIAELGLRK, from the coding sequence ATGTACTTAACAACAGAAAAAAAGCAGGAAATTTTCGCAAAACACGGAAAATCTGCAACAGACACAGGAAGTGCTGAAGGACAAGTTGCACTTTTCACTTACAGAATTAACCACTTATCTCAACACCTGAAGGCTAATCGTCATGATTTCGCTACAGAAAGATCTTTGGTAAAATTGGTAGGTAAAAGAAAAAGTTTACTAGATTACCTTAAAAATAAGGATATCGCAAGATACAGAGCGATCATCGCTGAACTAGGTTTAAGAAAATAA